The following coding sequences are from one Malaciobacter pacificus window:
- a CDS encoding L,D-transpeptidase family protein, protein MSKNKFIFSICLLTATNLFANLENNTTNETIINTVPTTSTNNLEIKEIEPTFEELISIDLKNELKLKQKLLFTTNKYLRTYYKQNNYLPFWFDEKGIKEISLTLLDSIKNDPVIEPHATKAFKLEKILDALSNIDKSPENYNKSMIQIDFMLTEIYDRYMRYLSKGTINWKKFQRRLNELKRKDILADWEKFNVKTDSKKLLIEAINKNDLNIAFSQVNFTYPNSDKLISEIDKLEEILENGDYVKTPNFKKSLRVGDKSETIKVLRKRLIQSNDLTSNCVQTIVADEIITNNIQTNETSSQIAQKEKLVSNELKQIDCETIFDEELKEAVISFQKNHGLTPDGVVGPNTRKFLNISAKNKIDQIRLNLERMRWLPRDLGEKFLLVNIPDYKLKMYDNGEVKLDMNVVVGEKKHPTPIFSNEMSYIVLNPYWKIPRRIAQKELIPKLVDNPNYVNEKGIRIHEGWDPNTLPLDANSINWQEYHAYLENKEAIKKDKNVEPIEVSEETLALPALRFIQTPSNNNPLGRMKFMFPNKYSVYMHDTNAKSLFRRTTRAFSHGCIRLAEPKELLKTISKYDSNINITKADEVLQESEKKDIGLKKRIPVHIVYLTSWVDENGKLQFRDDIYKYDRMQKDLIF, encoded by the coding sequence ATGTCAAAAAATAAATTTATTTTTTCAATTTGCTTACTAACTGCAACTAATCTATTCGCAAATTTAGAAAATAATACTACTAATGAAACTATAATTAATACTGTACCAACTACTAGCACAAATAATTTAGAGATAAAAGAGATAGAACCAACATTTGAAGAATTAATAAGTATTGATTTAAAAAATGAATTAAAATTGAAGCAAAAACTTCTTTTTACAACAAATAAATACTTAAGAACATACTACAAACAAAATAATTATTTACCATTTTGGTTTGATGAAAAAGGTATAAAAGAGATATCTTTAACTCTTTTAGATAGTATTAAAAATGATCCCGTAATCGAACCCCATGCTACAAAAGCATTTAAACTTGAAAAAATATTAGATGCTCTTTCAAATATTGATAAATCTCCTGAAAACTATAATAAGTCAATGATTCAAATTGATTTTATGCTAACAGAAATTTATGATAGATATATGAGATATTTATCAAAAGGTACTATAAATTGGAAGAAGTTTCAAAGAAGATTAAATGAACTAAAGAGAAAAGATATTTTAGCAGATTGGGAAAAATTTAACGTAAAAACTGATAGTAAAAAACTACTTATTGAAGCTATTAATAAAAATGATTTAAATATCGCTTTTTCCCAAGTAAATTTCACATATCCAAACTCAGATAAATTAATTAGTGAAATTGATAAACTAGAAGAAATCTTAGAAAATGGTGATTATGTAAAAACTCCAAATTTCAAAAAAAGTTTAAGAGTCGGTGATAAATCAGAAACAATTAAAGTTCTTAGAAAAAGATTAATTCAAAGTAATGATTTAACTAGTAACTGTGTACAAACTATAGTAGCTGATGAAATTATTACAAATAATATTCAAACTAATGAAACATCTTCTCAAATAGCTCAAAAAGAAAAATTAGTTTCAAATGAATTAAAACAAATTGACTGTGAAACAATATTTGATGAAGAGTTAAAAGAAGCTGTAATATCTTTCCAAAAAAACCATGGATTAACACCTGATGGTGTAGTTGGACCAAATACAAGAAAATTTTTAAATATTTCTGCAAAAAATAAAATTGACCAAATCAGATTAAATTTAGAAAGAATGAGATGGCTACCTAGAGATTTAGGTGAAAAATTTCTACTAGTTAATATTCCTGATTATAAACTAAAAATGTATGACAATGGAGAAGTTAAATTAGATATGAATGTTGTAGTAGGAGAGAAAAAACACCCTACTCCAATTTTTTCAAATGAGATGTCATATATTGTTTTAAATCCTTATTGGAAAATACCAAGAAGAATTGCACAAAAAGAATTAATCCCAAAATTAGTTGATAATCCCAACTATGTAAATGAAAAAGGTATCCGAATTCATGAGGGGTGGGACCCTAATACCTTACCACTTGATGCAAATTCAATTAATTGGCAAGAGTATCATGCTTATTTAGAAAACAAAGAAGCAATTAAAAAAGATAAAAATGTTGAACCAATTGAAGTAAGTGAAGAGACTTTAGCACTTCCTGCTTTAAGATTCATTCAAACTCCAAGTAATAATAATCCACTTGGTAGAATGAAATTTATGTTCCCAAATAAATATTCAGTATATATGCATGATACAAATGCAAAATCTTTATTTAGAAGAACAACTAGAGCATTTTCACATGGATGTATTAGGCTAGCTGAACCAAAAGAGTTACTCAAAACTATTTCAAAATATGATTCAAATATAAATATCACCAAAGCAGATGAAGTTTTACAAGAGAGTGAAAAAAAAGATATTGGATTAAAAAAAAGAATTCCTGTACATATTGTGTACTTAACATCATGGGTTGATGAAAATGGGAAACTTCAATTTAGAGATGATATATATAAATATGACAGAATGCAAAAAGATTTAATTTTTTAA
- a CDS encoding tRNA-uridine aminocarboxypropyltransferase yields MNQTTNRKTCYKCYRPQASCICDFIKKPINTNTKFVILMHPKEYRKTKNGTGHMTRNSLINSELYVGIDFSNHNRVNELINDTNYESYILYPGENSISLNNENIKSSKNLLLFIIDSTWPCSRKILRVSKNLQKIKRLSFTHKEISNFKIKTQPKNYCLSTIESTKIILQLLNEQKIEDIENESLSEFLNPFEQMVNYQLDFTSEEKKSIRYKENLST; encoded by the coding sequence ATGAATCAAACTACTAATAGAAAAACGTGTTATAAATGTTATAGACCTCAAGCTTCGTGTATTTGTGACTTTATTAAAAAACCTATTAATACAAATACTAAATTTGTAATTTTAATGCACCCTAAAGAGTATAGAAAAACTAAAAATGGTACTGGTCATATGACAAGAAACTCTTTAATTAATAGTGAACTATATGTAGGGATAGACTTTTCTAATCATAATAGAGTTAATGAACTAATCAATGATACTAATTACGAATCATATATACTTTATCCAGGAGAAAATAGTATCAGTTTAAATAATGAAAATATAAAATCTTCGAAAAATTTACTACTATTTATTATTGATTCAACTTGGCCTTGTTCAAGAAAGATATTAAGAGTTAGTAAAAACCTACAGAAGATAAAAAGATTGAGTTTTACGCATAAAGAAATATCAAATTTTAAAATAAAAACTCAACCAAAAAACTATTGTTTATCAACTATAGAATCAACAAAAATTATTTTACAACTATTAAATGAACAAAAAATAGAAGATATAGAAAATGAATCTTTAAGTGAGTTTTTAAATCCATTTGAACAAATGGTTAATTATCAACTCGATTTTACAAGTGAAGAAAAAAAAAGTATTAGATATAAAGAAAATCTTTCTACTTAA
- a CDS encoding AI-2E family transporter: protein MDFLEKNIVTDKNDITKVYNTNFTAAFYFLAFMSLVVFALSSLSDILTPIAIAILIWFLINALANQIKKLPFMNSNFGEIMAIPISLIVIVYFMFEIGSFIASSMVELSSTISQLDGKFALILEKISAYTSYDIITPIEKLFEQFSLATLINKVIAAFSSIFSNIIQILLYVLFLLLDQRFFNAKINALFSNYETRNKAKEVLTSISKTIRMYLSITTIISLLTGVLTYFICLFFGLEGAVLWGFIAFVLNFIPTIGSIIAVVIPFSFALVQFTDFSTIFALLICLIIVQFSVGNILYPKLMGNKLNISQFVVILSLVIWGAMWGTVGMFLSVPLMMILLIILSQFENTKPMAILISGDGKIFKAT from the coding sequence TTGGATTTTTTAGAAAAGAATATAGTTACTGATAAAAACGATATAACAAAGGTTTATAATACTAACTTCACAGCAGCATTTTATTTTTTAGCGTTTATGAGTTTAGTTGTGTTTGCTTTGAGTAGTTTAAGTGATATTTTAACACCAATTGCAATTGCAATTTTAATTTGGTTTTTAATAAATGCCTTAGCAAATCAAATAAAAAAGTTACCATTTATGAATTCAAATTTTGGAGAAATCATGGCTATACCAATCTCTTTGATTGTTATAGTCTATTTTATGTTTGAAATTGGAAGTTTTATTGCAAGTTCAATGGTTGAACTAAGTTCTACAATTTCTCAACTAGATGGAAAGTTTGCACTGATTTTAGAAAAAATATCAGCATATACATCTTATGATATTATAACTCCAATTGAAAAACTTTTTGAGCAATTTAGTTTAGCAACACTTATAAATAAAGTAATAGCAGCATTTAGTTCAATTTTTAGTAATATAATTCAAATATTACTATATGTACTTTTTTTACTTTTAGACCAAAGATTTTTTAATGCAAAAATTAATGCACTTTTTTCTAATTATGAAACAAGAAATAAGGCAAAAGAAGTATTAACATCTATTTCTAAAACAATTAGAATGTATTTATCAATTACTACAATAATAAGTTTATTAACAGGTGTATTAACTTATTTTATATGTCTATTTTTTGGATTAGAAGGGGCAGTTTTATGGGGCTTCATTGCCTTTGTATTAAACTTTATTCCAACTATTGGAAGTATTATAGCTGTTGTAATTCCATTTTCTTTTGCATTAGTCCAGTTTACAGATTTCTCAACTATTTTTGCATTATTGATTTGTTTAATCATAGTTCAATTTAGTGTAGGAAATATTTTATATCCTAAACTTATGGGAAATAAGTTAAATATCTCTCAATTTGTTGTTATTCTTTCTTTGGTAATTTGGGGTGCTATGTGGGGAACAGTTGGGATGTTTTTATCAGTACCTTTGATGATGATATTATTAATTATTCTATCACAGTTTGAAAATACTAAACCAATGGCAATATTAATTTCGGGTGATGGAAAAATATTTAAAGCTACTTAA
- the sodN gene encoding superoxide dismutase, Ni, with amino-acid sequence MKNLFKIDTVKAHCDVPCGIYDPIVAQIAALSVIRMVDLMEGLEKSDSLEYINTISRHVAVKEEEAEKVKHEIRIIWGDFIKPPQIEKYPEIHTIVHNIMMLGSANRQHVSREKAVELLKEVNKFAEIFWAVKEKETKRVKAAYAPNEEIVVPVL; translated from the coding sequence ATGAAAAACTTATTTAAAATAGATACGGTAAAAGCGCATTGTGATGTACCTTGTGGGATTTATGACCCAATTGTAGCTCAAATTGCAGCTTTAAGTGTAATAAGAATGGTTGACCTTATGGAAGGTTTAGAAAAGTCTGACTCTTTAGAATATATAAACACAATTTCAAGACATGTAGCTGTTAAAGAAGAAGAAGCAGAAAAAGTTAAACATGAAATTAGAATTATTTGGGGAGATTTTATTAAGCCACCTCAAATAGAGAAGTATCCTGAAATTCATACTATTGTTCATAATATTATGATGTTAGGAAGTGCAAATAGACAACATGTTTCTAGAGAAAAAGCTGTTGAATTACTTAAAGAAGTAAATAAATTTGCAGAAATCTTCTGGGCAGTAAAAGAAAAAGAGACAAAAAGAGTTAAAGCAGCTTACGCTCCAAATGAGGAAATTGTAGTTCCTGTTTTATGA
- a CDS encoding S24/S26 family peptidase: MIKLFKCEGNSLFPLYKNGQIVLSIKSKFSNLKVGDIVVFFQKDYGMMIKQIKEIQNNKYFLVGTNPDSIDSRNFGFISKSDIKYKVLFKIF, from the coding sequence ATGATAAAACTTTTTAAGTGTGAGGGAAATTCACTTTTCCCTCTATATAAAAATGGACAAATAGTTCTAAGTATTAAATCTAAATTTTCAAATCTAAAAGTAGGGGATATTGTAGTATTTTTCCAAAAAGATTATGGAATGATGATTAAACAAATCAAAGAAATCCAAAATAATAAATATTTTCTTGTAGGAACAAATCCTGATAGTATCGATAGTAGAAACTTTGGATTCATATCAAAAAGTGATATAAAATACAAAGTTCTATTTAAAATTTTTTAA
- a CDS encoding HugZ family protein, with protein sequence MKDNLIDFLDSIQSVCINSLDDKEFPFSSYAPYVRYNNKYYVYLSLMAKHSQNLIINNKCSLLFIEDEKDCKNIFARKRVSLQCHAKKFKQNSEEEKKVLNEFKSKFDSDMVSMLEKMSDFYVFEFTPIYGEAVFGFGKAYNVGGENFDELIQRAGQSGHGHGHGKK encoded by the coding sequence ATGAAAGATAATTTGATAGATTTTTTAGACTCTATTCAAAGTGTTTGTATAAACTCACTTGATGATAAAGAGTTTCCTTTTTCATCTTATGCACCATATGTAAGGTATAACAATAAATACTATGTTTACCTATCCCTTATGGCTAAGCATTCACAAAATCTAATAATAAATAACAAGTGTTCTTTACTATTTATTGAAGATGAAAAAGATTGTAAAAATATTTTTGCTAGAAAAAGAGTATCATTACAGTGTCATGCAAAAAAATTTAAACAAAATAGTGAAGAAGAAAAAAAAGTATTAAATGAATTTAAATCAAAATTTGATTCAGATATGGTTTCAATGTTAGAAAAAATGTCTGATTTTTATGTTTTTGAATTTACACCTATTTATGGTGAAGCTGTTTTTGGTTTTGGGAAAGCTTATAATGTTGGTGGTGAAAACTTTGATGAACTAATACAAAGAGCTGGTCAATCAGGTCACGGCCATGGTCATGGTAAAAAATAG
- a CDS encoding helicase HerA domain-containing protein: protein MSSTFDYEKLKLFYIGKEKIDENTSIPLVYKNKHLRTHAAIIGMTGSGKTGLGISLLEEAAIDNIPSIIIDPKGDMGNLLLTFPNLKGSDFKPWIDPQDAINNGITLEEEAKKTAELWEKGIKGDYQSSDRIQKLKDSADFTIYTPGSSAGVQISILSTFKAPSNEVLQDHDLLVSLVNSTVSSILSLIDAKNDTSSKEAILISSIFMNYYTQGKDLSLEELITLIVTPPFAKVGIFDLETFFAQDDRLKLALKLNTIIANPSFKQWIEGQALDISNLLYDENGKAKVSIFSIAHLNDTQRMFFVSLLLNQMVSWMRRQEGTSSLKALLYMDEIFGYFPPNANPPSKQPMLTLLKQARSFGVGVILSTQNPVDIDYKGLSNIGTWFIGRLQTKQDIEKVIDGLSSANEEGIDKNSIAKLISNLDKRTFIMKNINEDGIKVFQTRWVLSYLKGPISKDDIKKLMSEKIEKLKSFITHSSNNLQEKNEVKRDVPKQTEQKNIKPIIANNLEEKYSYISQSDSYYLQPYLAFSCDVHFVNSSKNIDKKEEFKYKLYLNRKVSQIDFEEIETFDEVKLETKERINTNYYDIPTFIQNDKEIKAIEKEFDNFIYRNKKLTLFSNSKLKLISKQDESLEDFKIRLQDRLNEAIDEDVEKLQEKFEKQEDRLEKKLESLYDKLEKEEAQASATTTDTLIAIGTSLLGAFFGKSIVSKTNIGKVATSARKAGKVIKERNDIKYVQEEINDVQNEISDLQKELEKEIEQINENYQIKNYEIEEIFIKPRRNDIYDIKVELLWKEE from the coding sequence ATGAGTAGTACTTTTGATTATGAAAAGTTAAAACTATTTTACATAGGAAAAGAGAAAATTGATGAAAATACATCAATACCATTAGTATATAAAAACAAACATTTAAGAACTCATGCAGCTATTATTGGTATGACAGGAAGTGGTAAAACAGGACTTGGTATTTCATTACTTGAAGAAGCTGCTATTGATAATATACCTTCAATAATTATTGACCCAAAAGGTGATATGGGAAACCTTTTACTTACATTTCCCAATTTAAAAGGAAGTGATTTTAAGCCTTGGATTGATCCACAAGATGCAATTAACAATGGTATTACATTAGAAGAAGAAGCAAAAAAAACTGCTGAACTTTGGGAAAAAGGAATAAAAGGAGACTATCAAAGTAGTGATAGAATTCAAAAATTAAAAGATAGTGCTGATTTTACTATTTATACTCCAGGTAGTAGTGCAGGTGTTCAAATATCAATTTTATCTACATTTAAAGCACCTTCAAATGAAGTATTACAAGACCATGACTTATTAGTTTCACTTGTAAACTCTACAGTTTCATCTATACTTTCATTAATAGATGCTAAAAATGACACTTCTTCAAAAGAGGCTATATTAATCTCTTCTATTTTTATGAACTACTATACTCAAGGAAAAGATTTAAGTTTAGAAGAACTTATTACACTTATTGTTACTCCACCTTTTGCAAAAGTTGGTATTTTTGATTTAGAGACTTTCTTTGCTCAAGATGATAGATTAAAATTAGCATTAAAGTTAAACACTATTATTGCTAATCCTTCATTTAAACAATGGATTGAGGGGCAAGCTTTAGATATTTCAAATCTTTTATATGATGAAAATGGTAAGGCAAAAGTTTCAATTTTTTCAATTGCTCATTTAAATGATACTCAAAGAATGTTTTTTGTTTCACTACTTTTAAATCAAATGGTTTCATGGATGAGAAGACAAGAAGGAACAAGTTCATTAAAAGCCCTACTTTACATGGATGAAATTTTTGGTTACTTCCCTCCAAATGCAAACCCTCCTTCAAAACAACCTATGCTTACACTTTTAAAACAAGCTAGGTCTTTTGGAGTTGGAGTTATTTTATCTACTCAAAACCCAGTTGATATTGATTATAAAGGTTTATCAAATATTGGTACATGGTTTATAGGAAGATTACAAACTAAACAAGATATTGAAAAAGTTATTGATGGATTAAGTTCAGCCAATGAAGAAGGAATTGATAAAAACTCAATCGCAAAATTAATCTCTAATTTAGACAAGAGAACATTTATTATGAAAAATATAAATGAAGACGGTATAAAAGTTTTCCAGACAAGATGGGTACTTTCATATTTAAAAGGTCCAATTTCAAAAGATGATATTAAAAAACTTATGAGTGAAAAGATTGAGAAATTAAAATCATTTATAACTCATAGTTCAAATAATCTTCAAGAAAAAAATGAAGTGAAAAGAGATGTACCAAAACAAACTGAGCAAAAAAATATTAAACCAATAATTGCAAATAACTTAGAAGAAAAATACTCTTATATATCTCAAAGTGATAGTTACTATTTACAACCTTATTTAGCATTTTCTTGTGATGTACACTTTGTAAATAGTTCAAAAAATATAGATAAAAAAGAAGAGTTTAAATATAAACTATACTTAAATAGAAAAGTTTCACAAATCGACTTTGAAGAGATTGAGACTTTTGATGAAGTTAAGCTTGAAACAAAAGAGAGAATAAATACTAACTATTATGATATTCCTACTTTTATTCAAAATGATAAAGAGATAAAAGCTATTGAAAAAGAGTTTGATAATTTTATTTATAGAAACAAAAAGTTAACTCTATTCTCAAATAGTAAATTAAAACTTATTTCAAAACAAGATGAAAGTTTAGAAGATTTTAAAATCAGATTACAAGATAGATTAAATGAAGCAATTGATGAAGATGTAGAAAAACTACAAGAAAAATTTGAAAAACAAGAAGATAGATTAGAAAAAAAACTTGAATCTTTATATGACAAATTAGAGAAAGAAGAAGCACAAGCAAGTGCAACAACTACAGATACTCTAATAGCAATTGGAACATCACTTTTAGGAGCATTCTTTGGTAAATCAATAGTTTCTAAAACAAATATAGGAAAAGTTGCTACAAGTGCAAGAAAAGCTGGAAAAGTCATAAAAGAAAGAAATGATATAAAATATGTTCAAGAAGAGATAAATGATGTTCAAAATGAAATTTCTGATTTACAAAAAGAGCTAGAAAAAGAGATTGAGCAAATTAATGAAAACTATCAAATAAAAAACTATGAAATTGAAGAGATATTTATAAAACCAAGAAGAAATGATATTTATGATATAAAAGTTGAACTTTTATGGAAGGAAGAATAA
- a CDS encoding YegP family protein — MTIKLRKSDAKEPFSFVFLNAEGKTIVKSENYAQKASAKNGIESVKKNCLEDSRYELKESSNGKPFFNIKSTNGQIVGTSALFDTEADRTAAIAELKVDSESAEIIEE, encoded by the coding sequence ATGACAATTAAATTAAGAAAAAGTGATGCTAAAGAGCCATTTTCATTTGTTTTTTTAAATGCAGAAGGTAAAACTATAGTTAAAAGTGAAAACTATGCTCAAAAAGCAAGTGCTAAAAATGGTATTGAATCAGTTAAGAAAAATTGTTTAGAAGATTCAAGATATGAGTTAAAAGAGTCATCTAATGGAAAACCTTTTTTCAACATTAAATCAACAAATGGTCAAATTGTAGGAACAAGTGCATTATTTGATACAGAAGCTGATAGAACAGCTGCTATTGCAGAATTAAAAGTAGATAGTGAAAGTGCTGAGATTATTGAAGAATAA
- a CDS encoding carbonic anhydrase yields the protein MSQKNTIIAIFIVFVVALLLSEGEPKKLAHWDYSEDKGPKEWANLDERYNMCGEGKNQSPINITDSIDAELLPLRLKGESKAETFVNNGHSVQVNFNNGSYINISDKKYSLKQIHFHTPSENQIKGKSYPMEAHLVHTDSYDNIAVIAVMFEEGNNDNLTLNKLLRNLPEKYEDEIITENVKSIVTGYEILPENRDYYLYNGSLTTPPCNEGVKWFVLKNAVKISKSQLDDFTKVMPKNNRPIQEINARTILH from the coding sequence ATGAGTCAAAAAAATACTATTATAGCTATTTTTATTGTTTTTGTAGTAGCTTTACTTTTAAGTGAAGGTGAACCTAAGAAATTAGCCCACTGGGATTATAGTGAAGACAAAGGTCCTAAAGAATGGGCAAACCTTGATGAGAGATATAATATGTGTGGAGAAGGTAAAAATCAATCTCCTATAAATATAACAGATTCTATTGATGCGGAACTTTTACCTTTAAGATTAAAAGGTGAATCAAAAGCGGAAACATTTGTTAATAATGGACATTCAGTTCAAGTTAACTTTAACAATGGAAGTTATATCAATATTAGTGATAAAAAATACTCTCTAAAACAGATTCATTTTCATACACCAAGTGAAAATCAGATTAAAGGGAAAAGTTATCCTATGGAGGCTCACTTAGTTCATACAGATTCTTATGACAATATTGCAGTAATTGCTGTAATGTTTGAAGAAGGTAATAATGATAATTTAACATTAAATAAATTATTAAGAAATCTTCCTGAAAAATATGAAGATGAGATTATTACAGAAAACGTAAAATCTATTGTTACAGGATATGAAATACTTCCTGAAAATAGAGATTACTATTTATATAATGGATCTTTAACTACTCCTCCTTGTAATGAAGGAGTAAAATGGTTTGTATTAAAAAATGCAGTTAAAATATCAAAAAGTCAATTAGATGATTTTACAAAAGTAATGCCTAAAAATAATAGACCTATTCAAGAAATTAACGCTAGAACTATTCTACACTAA
- a CDS encoding CNNM domain-containing protein, with product MEILILLFVAVIGTSFLCSILESILLSTNISYISVLENNNPKAGKLLKKLKTDIDSSIASILILNTIANTLGATAIGVQAQNVFGGDKTLVMIVSIVLTFMILFFAEIIPKTIGAVYWKQLAPYAARIINFFIFVTYPIIIMTQFVTKKIGKENNDTISREELIHSTLLSEEEGIIGDLESDIIENTLTLNNIKVKDILTPRSVMYAIPKDAIIKDITEDKRTFKFSRVPIYDGSVDNIVGIVLTKKLFKQAIVDNDVCIETIMKPVISLHENIPVSKALNMFIQKKEHMFIVHDSYDQTEGIVTLEDCIETLLGLEIMDESDTTADMRRLALNKMKAKRKEKEKGN from the coding sequence ATGGAAATTTTAATCTTACTATTTGTTGCGGTTATCGGTACATCGTTTTTATGTTCAATTTTAGAATCAATTCTATTATCTACGAACATTTCTTATATATCAGTATTAGAAAACAACAATCCTAAAGCTGGTAAACTTCTAAAAAAATTAAAGACAGACATAGATAGTTCTATTGCTTCTATTTTAATATTAAATACAATTGCAAATACTTTAGGTGCAACAGCAATTGGTGTTCAAGCTCAAAATGTTTTTGGTGGTGATAAAACTTTAGTAATGATTGTTTCTATTGTACTAACTTTTATGATTTTATTTTTTGCTGAAATAATTCCTAAAACTATAGGTGCAGTTTACTGGAAACAACTTGCCCCTTATGCAGCAAGAATTATAAACTTTTTTATTTTCGTAACATATCCAATAATTATTATGACTCAATTTGTCACAAAAAAAATAGGTAAAGAAAATAATGATACAATATCAAGAGAGGAGTTAATTCACTCTACTTTACTTAGTGAAGAAGAGGGAATAATTGGTGACTTAGAGTCTGATATTATTGAAAATACTTTAACATTAAACAACATTAAAGTTAAAGATATTTTAACTCCTAGATCTGTAATGTATGCTATTCCAAAAGATGCAATAATTAAAGATATTACAGAAGATAAAAGGACTTTTAAGTTTTCAAGAGTTCCTATTTATGATGGTAGTGTTGATAATATTGTTGGGATTGTATTAACAAAAAAACTATTTAAACAAGCAATTGTTGATAATGATGTTTGCATTGAAACCATAATGAAACCGGTAATTTCTTTACATGAAAACATTCCTGTTTCAAAAGCTTTAAATATGTTCATTCAGAAAAAAGAGCATATGTTTATTGTTCATGATTCTTATGATCAAACAGAAGGTATTGTTACACTTGAAGATTGTATTGAAACACTTTTAGGTTTAGAAATTATGGATGAGTCAGATACAACTGCAGACATGAGAAGACTAGCTTTAAATAAAATGAAAGCAAAAAGAAAAGAAAAAGAGAAAGGAAACTAA